Below is a genomic region from Rhodohalobacter sp. 614A.
CGAAAAATTAAAGGGAATTACAGCGTAAATCTGTAAACAATAAAAAAGGCCTGATTCTAGCTGAATCAGGCCTTTTTTTATAAAGTTTAATAAGTAAGGTTAATTATCCTTCGCCATCTCCTTCAGGTCCGCCTTCCTGTTCCAAACCAAGTTCAGTTTCCACGCGGGCCATCAACTCAGGGTCTTGTTGCGCACCCATGATAATTTGTTGGTATCGCTGCATGGTAAGACCATTTTCCTCAATTTTAGCACTCATTTGCTGACGCGCTTCCGTCTGGATCTGCATCAACGTTGGCTGAAGAGTCTGAATCTTGGATTTTTCTTCAGCAGTAATATTAACCTGCTGGGCCATCTGTGGATTCTGCATTGCCATCATCATCTGCTGAAAGCGTTCAAAAGTAATGTCCTCTTCTTCGACCGCTGATTTAATTTTCTCTTGAGTTTCAACCTGAATAGGTTCGAGAGCTTCTACTGCATCTCCCAATTGCGTAATTTCTTCATCACTTACATCCTCCGAAGTAGGCAACTCAGGTTGTTGAGGCGGTTGCTGTTGAACCTGAGCAAACAAAGATCCGGCTGCAAAAAGTGTAAATACAAGCGTAACTGCTACGGGTTTAAATAATTTCATTATATAATTTTTGGTCATGTTTATTTGTGTAGTTGGCTAACTACATCGAAGTATTTTTATTATGGTTTAATTCATACAAAGAACCCGTTTTTTTGTTCCAATAACAAAAAAAGGCTGGTCCACCAAAGTGAAACAGCCAATTTTTTAAAGGTTTTCGATAAGCCGAATTCTGTGTCCTTATCCCGTAATTATCGGGGAGGGCGGCAATCATTTATCTGGCCTCAACGTTGCCGTTGAGATCTGTTGCATTCTACCCGGTTGTATAGCGACGAGTGGCGCACAACCTGCGCGAACTTGCACCCTGTAAGGTTTACCATGCCCCCGAATGTCGCCACCGGGGCGGTGAGCTCTTACCTCACCTTTTCACCTTTACCCATCCCGAATAAATCGGAAGGGAAGTTTGTTTTCTGTGGCACTTTCTATCCCATTGCTGAGATCTTCCCGTTAGGAAGTACAGTACTCGTAGGTGTTCGGACTTTCCTTCCTCCCGAAAAATCGGGAAGACGATTGCCTGAAAACCTTCTTTATTAAAGATACACAATCTTTAGACTTGTAGGTAACGGACGGCAGAAATTGAAATATTACCTGTTATTGCGAACGAAATGAATAGAGTGATTGAAGGCGACAATCTTCCCAGCCTTATTGATAAGAAGGAGATTACGTCACCTTAACCGCAATACTGCTTCAGCTTTAAATTTTGAGCTGTTTTTTGGCTTCATCAAAGAACGACGGATCAATTACAATACGGCCGCTGTTTTCATCGATGATAACTTTGTTCTTACGGCGAACTTCCACCTGTGTTTGCGGCGGCAATGCCATTCCCAAAGCTGCACCTTTTTCCATCGCTACGACTGCAATTCCATTCGCAAGTCCGTTGCGAAGCCTGTTATAACTGCGAACATATCTGCTGTCGAGTTCCTCTTCGAGTTCATCGCGTTTATCGAGAAGTTTATCTTCTTCAGCTTTTGTACTCTCGATTACTTCATCGAGATTTTCTTTTTTCTCTCTGTGAAGCTCTTCCGTTTTTTCCAGCTCTTCTTTGTTCTCGGCTAATTCTTCTTCAAGCTCTTCCTGGCGTTTTTCAATTTCCTCTATTCTTGAAGTAGAATTTTCCACGAACTGTTTTTGAGCTTCAATCTCTTTCGTAAGGGCATCGTACTCACGATTGTTACGAACGGTTAATTGCTGCTCTTCATACTTCTTGGTTTTTTCAAGAGAAGATTCAATTTCAAGCTCAAGCTTTTTCTTTTCGGCTGTCAATTCAGCAGCTTCTTCTTCGAGCTGATTGATCTTAGCTTCGTGCCGGTTAATGTTGGTTTCAATATCAAGAACCTCTTCGGGTAAATCTCCCCTTAGCTGCCGGATTTCGTCGATTCGGCTGTCGATATATTGAAGATTTGCGAGTTGTTGGAGTACCTCTTGCATGGGATTGTCTAAGAAGTTTTAGATGTTTTTATTTTCAAATTCAGTGACGTAAATCTCCATTGGGTTGGTTACGTTTTCGGTAGACTCTACTTCTACGTTTTCAAATGCTTCCGCCAGCTCTTTTCGGATGGCTTCAACTACTGGAAATTCACTTTCGTAATGCCCCGCGTCTACGAGTAAAAAATTTGGTTTTTCAATAAAGTAGTCGTGGTATTTAATATCTGCGGTAACGAACGCATCCGCTCCGGCTTTAAGGGCTCTTCTCTTCAGGCTCACACCGGCACCGCCGCAAACCGCTACTTTCTTAATTCGCTCTGCTCTGCCCGAATACCGCAGTGAGGGTACATCTAACGCACGGCAAACAAGATGAAGAAACTCTTTCATTGCAATACCATCATCCGGATAAAACCCGAGAACCCCCATTCCAAAATTGTTAGTGGGCGTGGACATCTCCATCACCTGGAAACTTCCTTTTTTCAACAGGCCTTCTTTTTCCAGAGCGTTTCTTAACTGGGAAACGTAGTGTTCGTCAATAATGGCCTCGAAATTCTTTTGCCCGTCTTTTCTGCCATCCACTTCATAAAAATGAGCTTCTTCAGCTGAGTAATAGTTCAAAAGTTTCAGAACCGCTTCGGTATCATCATAATCAGTCGTTAAAGATATTTTGCGGCTGATATTATAGCTTTTGTCCAGAAACTGGAGATTGTCGAGACCGAGATTATTTGCCAGCACAAAAGAAACTCCGTCCAGGGCAGCATCTAAGTTGGTATGGGCGGTCAGGAGGGCAATATTATTGCGAATCATTTTGTAAATGATTCGTCCTTCCTCATTGGTAGGATTGATACTGGAAATCTTGTTGAAAATGAGTGGATGATGAGAAACAATGAGCTCACAGTTTTTGTCGATGGCTTCATCAACAACAGGCTCAGTTACATCGAGGCAGACTAAGATTTTGGAAACCGGTGCGTTGGGGTCGCCGAGCAGAAGCCCAACATTATCATAACTCATCTTTATACCCGGGGGAGCCCATTGGTGTATAAAGTTTGTTATATGACTCACCTGAGTGTTCAAGTCTGTTCTCCCCCCTTAATTTGTTGATAAGAAGAATCAGCCTTTCGGGATTTGAACCCTGCGGTTGTCCTATGTTTGGATTTTCGCTGGTGTATCATTGTTTTTTCCACAGACTTTAAAAATACGAATCATTTTATTCCATTAAAAACAATTTTTCGTCAATTTAAACTCTCATAATATAAATCTGCAAGAATGAACTTTGCATGCTCTCCTCATTGATTTCAACCATTTTATATTATCGATTTTAAAAGCAAAGCGATAATTTTGAATTCTTTAGAAATACTTTTTGATTTGTTTGTACAACAAGAGCCAACAATAAAACGTGCCAGTTAATTTTACTCCATGAGCGAATCCATACACGAACGATACCAAAACATTAAAACCCGAATAGCCGATGCTTGCAAGAAAGCGGACAGAGATCCCAGCGAAATTATATTGATTGCCGTCAGCAAGTTGAAGCCGGATGAAGATGTCATTGAATTATTGAAAGACGGTCAACTTCATTTTGGAGAAAACCGGGCAAAAGCCCTG
It encodes:
- a CDS encoding DUF4168 domain-containing protein, with the protein product MKLFKPVAVTLVFTLFAAGSLFAQVQQQPPQQPELPTSEDVSDEEITQLGDAVEALEPIQVETQEKIKSAVEEEDITFERFQQMMMAMQNPQMAQQVNITAEEKSKIQTLQPTLMQIQTEARQQMSAKIEENGLTMQRYQQIIMGAQQDPELMARVETELGLEQEGGPEGDGEG
- a CDS encoding zinc ribbon domain-containing protein — encoded protein: MQEVLQQLANLQYIDSRIDEIRQLRGDLPEEVLDIETNINRHEAKINQLEEEAAELTAEKKKLELEIESSLEKTKKYEEQQLTVRNNREYDALTKEIEAQKQFVENSTSRIEEIEKRQEELEEELAENKEELEKTEELHREKKENLDEVIESTKAEEDKLLDKRDELEEELDSRYVRSYNRLRNGLANGIAVVAMEKGAALGMALPPQTQVEVRRKNKVIIDENSGRIVIDPSFFDEAKKQLKI
- a CDS encoding Nif3-like dinuclear metal center hexameric protein translates to MSHITNFIHQWAPPGIKMSYDNVGLLLGDPNAPVSKILVCLDVTEPVVDEAIDKNCELIVSHHPLIFNKISSINPTNEEGRIIYKMIRNNIALLTAHTNLDAALDGVSFVLANNLGLDNLQFLDKSYNISRKISLTTDYDDTEAVLKLLNYYSAEEAHFYEVDGRKDGQKNFEAIIDEHYVSQLRNALEKEGLLKKGSFQVMEMSTPTNNFGMGVLGFYPDDGIAMKEFLHLVCRALDVPSLRYSGRAERIKKVAVCGGAGVSLKRRALKAGADAFVTADIKYHDYFIEKPNFLLVDAGHYESEFPVVEAIRKELAEAFENVEVESTENVTNPMEIYVTEFENKNI